A single Lactuca sativa cultivar Salinas chromosome 8, Lsat_Salinas_v11, whole genome shotgun sequence DNA region contains:
- the LOC111906633 gene encoding uncharacterized protein LOC111906633 isoform X2 has product MERRFESDRHTIMPPNFFVSHALEEGQDWRAFMAGIATYPNFMVAWWDVDTVLLPIHSSPNHWLFGELRLASMEVHIYDSLGRGAYEKFKSEGIFSKFERRVANYLDKIKYWARRNIPRIPLNMQFIYEENVPQQSSHLGDCGVFLCMFMEQLVSGQPIRVLIDPKNAALEFRLRMAKIIWGSSLAPL; this is encoded by the exons atggagagacggtttgagagcgaccgacatacaataatgcctccaaatttttttgtttctcatgctttggaagaaggacaggactggagggcgtttatggctggtattgctacataccccaacttcatggttgcttggtgggatgttgatacg gtcttattgccgattcattcatcccctaatcattggctatttggggaactacgattagcgtcaatggaagtgcatatttatgacagtcttggtagaggtgcttatgaaaaattcaaatccgaaggaatcttttccaaatttgaacgtcgggtggcaaattatttggacaagattaagtattgggcgcggaggaacatcccaaggattccattgaatatgcaattcatttatgaagaaaacgttccccaacaaagtagtcatttgggagattgcggtgtttttctttgtatgtttatggagcaattggtttcaggtcaaccaatacgtgttcttattgacccaaagaacgcagctttagagttccgtctccggatggcaaaaattatttgggggtctagtcttgctcctctgtag
- the LOC111906633 gene encoding uncharacterized protein LOC111906633 isoform X1 — protein sequence MNTKAFANLKGSGGNIWEVFEVLDDARRAIFRNTVFGYFIDVPRLQGDALLFHKMFLHQIRPDPVLSPDGIKRLYFRVGNTKMVYGPEEFCLITGFNFGEYPKNIGRKGSEKLISSKKRCLLRERLFPDHTNSSVKIGDLKSLILNQTFLALDDLDAVRVCLIYILCEGFLGKEVNDRVPQDWFYLAENLDLWNSFAWGSYL from the exons atgaatacgaaagcctttgcgaacctaaaaggctctggcggtaacatatgggaagtctttgaagttttagatgatgCCCGGCGTGCTATTTTCAGAAATACCGTCTTTGGCTATTTTATTgatgtccctcgtttacaaggggacgctttattgtttcataaaatgttccttcatcagatccggccggaccctgttttatctccagatggaataaaacgtttatattttcgagtaggcaataccaaaatggtttatgggccggaagagttttgtttgattaccggcttcaattttggggagtatccaaaaaacattgggagaaaagggtcggaaaaattaataagcagtaaaaaaagatgtttactgcgtgaacggctatttccggaccatactaatagttcggtgaaaatcggcgacctgaaaagtttaattttaaatcaaacattcctagcacttgacgaccttgatgcagttagagtatgtttgatatacattttgtgtgaaggttttttgggcaaagaagttaacgatcgggtgccacaagattggttttatttggctgagaatttggatctctggaatag cttcgcttggggtagctatctatga